tgaactaaaaccacgacacttacttTGGAATGTAGGGTGTACAAAAATGATTGTTTTATATTTTTTAAAATCATTGTGTATTTTTTATAATGTAGATGTATAAAAAGTATATTTGTAGAAATGAAAAGAAGGAATGCTTGTCATATCTTTTAAAAATGTGCATCGTGTATTTTCACAAATACTCTTGAATAATTGTTttagtaaataaaaataaaaaaggaagatTAAATAAATATAAAAGGTAAAAAAATCCGAATAAAAACCAGGAAaacgtcagagagagagagagagagagggagagagagagagggagagagagagagagagagagagagagagagagagagagagagagagagagagagagaggaaaaaacAGTATTAGCCGATTAATGGGCCTGGGTAATATAGCACGCCCCCTGTGCGAGATTCGTCGAGCGACGAATAGGTTTTTTTAGGGAAGCGACGAATAGGTGGATTCCGGAAAGTCTACAGGTGGGCTGGCCCGCTTCGACCACCACCCCCCCACCCTCGCcgccgatcgatcgatcgatcaaaCCCAACCCAACCCAGCCCAGCCCCCCTCTCCtcgcctccctcccctcctctccgGCCTCGCCCACTCGCCGCTTCTCGCGCGGGGAGAGAGACACGGACGAAGCGGAGATCGATCGggcgaacgccgccgccgccgccgccgcatcggaGCACGCGCGCGCGCGACGCCGTCCCCGCCTCGCTCGGTCCGTCGCGCCGTTCGCCTCGCCTCCCGTTCGCCGCGTTGATCTGATTTTAATTTCGCCGCGGTTTTTTTGACAGGCCAGGGAGTTAGGGCGCAATGGCGGCGCCGCCGGCCAGGGCTCGGGCCGACTACGACTACCTCATCAAGCTCCTCCTCATCGGCGACAGCGGTGAGCCCCCCTGTTCCCTTCCCCTCCTTCGTCTCTCGATCCGCGCGGGATCTGGCGGCTTATTCGTTAGGCGGTTTGATTTCCATGCGCCAGTTGAGATCTGGCGCCCTAGATCATTTTTTGCGGAGGCTGCTGTGTGCCCGTGTGAAATTTGGAAGGGCGATAGAATCTAGCCGCTCGTGTTCTGTTGGATTAGTGCGTGCTCTGTAAGAAGAGTGGCCTGCTCCTGCTTGCAAATTATAAAATCAATAGTAGCTAAGTAATCGCGGAACTGATGCAAGTGAGGATGTAGTTATTACATTGATCGTCACATGGAGTCAGGAGCAAGCTCTTGTTCCTGCAACTGTCTGTCCTGGTATTAACAAAATCGCTTGGTTGGTATGGATTGTACAAGTAGGATaatgaatttcattttctctttccCCTTAACTGTGTAAATAACTGAATCAGGATTAAGCAAACCTATAGCTTTGCCCCTGTTTCTGTGACCTTACCATACCTGTATGTTTTGGTTATGTATCCTCTCCTTGTTTTCATATCAATGTGGAATTTGTAACTGATGCATAGCCTATTAGCCTTACACAGCATTTCTCCGATTTAATGTCTAAAGAAGCATTTATGGTTTACCTTGTTGTGACTCGTCTTTTCTCTGAGTATTCCCAGTCGATGTACTTCTGGATTCCAGCTTTAGGTTTTTCTGGTACGGACTGTAACATTCCATTAGCAATCACTTACAAAGTTTATTTACCAATGTAGGTGTTGGGAAAAGTTGTCTGCTCCTACGGTTCTCAGATGGCTCCTTCACCACTAGCTTCATCACCACCATTGGGTATGTACTGTACAATTCACAGAATATCTGGTTGGGAATTATTATTCTACATGGGAGTGCTTGTGTGAAGATATGAGTCATGGCCGTGGGTTTCTTGAAACAGTATCGACTTCAAGATAAGGACTGTTGAGTTGGATGGCAAGCGGATTAAGTTGCAGATCTGGGATACTGCTGGCCAAGAACGCTTTCGGACTATAACTACTGGTATGGTTGCATACTTTGAGAAAAGCGAGTGTTTTTTTACGCTTCTCCTGATTGTATGGATGAAGTTTGTGAAATGTGCAATTCTTCTTTGCAGCCTACTACAGGGGAGCGATGGGCATTTTACTTGTTTATGATGTCACGGACGAGGCGTCATTCAATAGTATGGACCTCTGTGCTTCAGATAACATTGAGCAAAATTTCCTTTTTCTGATTATCTCCATTGTTCGCAGACATAAGAAATTGGATAAAAAACATTGAGCAGCATGCTTCAGATAACGTGAGCAAAATTTTGGTGGGGAACAAAGCGGATATGGATGAAAGCAAAAGGGTATACTCTTCTATCCTGACCTGTTTGTTCTGTAGCTGTTTCATCTTAGATTCATGTTTTGGACTGGTTTGTTTCATGTGCAATGCAGAAAATAGATATTCACCGAACTATATTCAGGCTAAGCAGATGTTACTATTTGTTAAATTAGATTTAAGCTGTACAGATGTTACTCTGATACATTTAGATGTCATGCAAACAAAAAGAAAACATGCTCAGCATTATTACGGCTTACAGTTTACATTCAGTTTGTCAGTCACTTATCTTTGGAAGAATTCATATCTCTCTTATTTGCTCAATTGCTTGCATGCAGGCTGTTCCCACTTCAAAGGGTCAGGCCCTGGCCGATGAATATGGGATTCAGTTCTTTGAAGCGGTTAGTGAAAGTCACAACCTTCAACCTTGCTATATGTACCATTTAAGCGCTGCACAGTAGTGAAATTTTATGTTGATTTATATGGCATCTTTCTAAGCAGTGGTGCCCAACTGCCAATACCTTAGCATTTGTTTCCCACGCATAGTCCTTTATATATTACTGTCCCCGCAGAGTGCAAAGACAAACATGAATGTCGAGCAGGTTTTCTTCTCTATAGCAAGAGACATCAAACAGAGACTCTCGGAGGCAGATTCCAAGACTGAGGTATCCCAATCGTTCCCATAGTTCTGAGAACATCTTTGCGCTTCCCACGACTGGGCAGTGCCTTACAGTAATCTCGTTGGTTTCAGGGGGGGACTATCAAGATCAACACGGAGGGTGATGCCAGTGCAGCAGCAGGACAGAATTCGGCTTGCTGTGGGTCTTGAACCGTCGTCGTCGCTACGGGAAAAAAGATGGTTGCGACACGGTGTTTGTAATTCTTGTCATTCCATTCTTTGCCTGCTGGTTTCGTTGTGTTATTTAAGTTATCGCTGTTGTTAGGATTTGGACAAAATTGGTGTTGAGTCAGAGCAATTACTTTGCAGTATCGgtggaatttttttttgtttttcttgagATGAAACTCTGCTGCTACTCCATTAAGGCCGCTAAACCCGGTACAATAATCGGGTAGGCATGCACAGGCGGAGGCGCCTGCGAAGCCTGCGAGCGTCCGTATCCATCAATTTTGCATCAGTATGCTTATTAACGTAGCAGCAATTAGCTTAGTTTTTACCCCGCTTGCATCCCTATAATTGGGGAAGTTTGTCGACCGCCTCTCATGGTATCTGGGAACTCCCCTTTGCACCCCTAGCTGCTAGCAAATGAGCAGTTTCATTACATGCCTGTGGGCAAAGCTCGATTGTAAAATCAATGAAGGAACTTCTTATCCAGAGACACAGGTGGCCTACCAAGCATGATCAAATGCAGGCTAGCTGATgactaagggcgtgtttggttgctttCATTGCTGGGCCTGGCTCAGAGAGGAAAAACGAGCCAGGCTGAGCAGGCCTTGGGTGAGGGAAAACGAGGCCAAAAACGTAGATGTCAACTTGATTGGTTGCCTGCATTAGAGGGTCTTGCACTTGCGATGCAATTTCGACCCGGCGTTTGGTTGCATACGTGCATATGATTAGGAGTTAACAACAAAACTTAATAGCCATCGGGTTTGGCTtctcatttcgtcgaacacgttgAGTGCGCcggagcttcctctgctcctcgcGTCGCCCACGGAGCCCGTTCGCcgccaccgttgacctcctcccgCCTCTCTTCGCCGACCTCCTGCGCAGCCACCCCGCTGACGCCGCTGTGTTCGACGGTGTCGTCCTgtgggccgccaccgccgccgccgagctcggcaTCCCGCGGTATGCGTTCACCGGCACGGGTTGCTTCGCGCTCTCGGACGCGGTGTGGCTCACCAGGTCGAGGCGACGCTCCCCGGCGGGGACATCGCCGGCCACGCGCAAGAGCGGGTACGGGGAGGAGGAGGGGTCGAAGGTGCTCGTTGTGACGCTGCCTCTACGCACGGAGATGAGCCGGCGGGTGGGGCAGAGAGCAGAGCGGAGCAGAGGCAAGGCGTGTGGAGGAGTGCCCGCCCACGTCCGCACGAACCCGCCACTCAGAAGCGGCAGCGCGGCGCCCGCCGCGAACACCAGGGCCAACGCGTCCGCCGCCAGCGTCGGGCTCGGCAGGTTGCTCCTATCGCTGCTGCCTCCGTCTTTTTGGCCTCCCAGCGACAGCGAGAGCACGTCGACTCCGTCCTCGATGGCCTGCTCCATGCCTGCCAGTATGTCCGAGCTGAAGCATCCCTGCCACCAGCACACCTTGTACGCCGCAACGCGCGCCCCGGGCGCCATGCCCCGCGCCGTGCCGTGGGCGTAGCCGAGGAGAGGCACGCGTCGGCCACCACAACCCCCGCCGTTGTGGACTCCGTGTGGGTGTCGTGCCTGTCGTGGTCCCTCGGCTGTGCAGGGCCGACCTGGCCGGGCGGACGCCGCCATAGAGCAAGCGcgggaggccgatggaggaggCGAGGGAGCTGTCCTGGCCGGCCATGGCGCGGGGGTAGCGCTCGCGCCGCcgctctccggcatcgtcatccgcGGCAGGGGCGAAGACGAGGTGCATCCGGTCCAGCCGGCCTCGGCGCTGGACTACAGCGCTTGCTCCGCCTCCCTCTGCTCCGGTGCGTCCACCAGCAGCGGCGAGGACGGCGTCTTCTGCTCGCCGTGGCACCGCCGCGCGGCCACCgcgccagcgacgacgacgacgacgaggaaggtGTCTGCCGCCGCCCCCCGCTTTGCTTTGGGTGGATCCGCTCTTACCTGCTACCATGGCAGACGGGATCGCTGGAGTGGagtagagggagagagaggggattgaggattagggagagagagggggattaACTTGAGACACACGTCTCCAGAGAGCCACCCACGTGCGCCTCGAAGCATCGCTCGGGCCTGGCTCtcgagaaactgccgattcggcaGTTCCCAACGGGCCAGGCCCAGAGGTGCTTTAAGAACCGTGCTATGCGGGCTGAACAGTGTATGCGGGAAACCAAACAACTAAGGTCCGAAAAGATGCTGCACCGCGGGGGCCTGGTTGGCctcgatgcaggcaaccaaacacgccctaaacTTCGGTTTCTCCTGCAACCAACCAGCATGAGGGGCCTATAGTGCACAGTGTGTAGGCTGATTTCACCAGGGAAATGCCGTTGCTATCGTGATGCGTTGGCTTTGGTCGCAGACACGAACCAGATCCTCTCATCCCACAGAGTCTTTGAATGCTGAGTGCAACAGCGGCATCACACAGGCTGATCCTCTCATCCTACGAACTTGAGACC
This window of the Triticum aestivum cultivar Chinese Spring chromosome 5D, IWGSC CS RefSeq v2.1, whole genome shotgun sequence genome carries:
- the LOC123125984 gene encoding ras-related protein RABE1c, which codes for MAAPPARARADYDYLIKLLLIGDSGVGKSCLLLRFSDGSFTTSFITTIGIDFKIRTVELDGKRIKLQIWDTAGQERFRTITTAYYRGAMGILLVYDVTDEASFNNIRNWIKNIEQHASDNVSKILVGNKADMDESKRAVPTSKGQALADEYGIQFFEASAKTNMNVEQVFFSIARDIKQRLSEADSKTEGGTIKINTEGDASAAAGQNSACCGS